From Thalassotalea euphylliae, the proteins below share one genomic window:
- a CDS encoding cell division protein ZapA translates to MRNKVEISVAGRKLKIGCPSGQESALFAAAAELDKRLAAYSDSETIATTEQAMTMVALNLAHDLLAANKQREVEQQETQNQISLLQETIEQALVSQIDKSA, encoded by the coding sequence ATGCGCAATAAAGTTGAAATATCCGTTGCAGGTCGAAAGCTTAAAATCGGTTGTCCGAGTGGGCAAGAAAGTGCGCTTTTCGCCGCCGCCGCTGAGCTAGACAAGCGATTGGCTGCATACAGCGATAGCGAAACCATAGCAACAACCGAGCAAGCCATGACCATGGTCGCGTTAAATCTTGCTCATGACTTGCTTGCCGCGAACAAGCAACGAGAAGTTGAGCAGCAAGAAACGCAAAACCAAATCAGTTTGTTGCAAGAAACCATCGAACAAGCCTTGGTTTCTCAAATTGATAAATCGGCATAA
- a CDS encoding MDR family MFS transporter — MESKVSFAQLKQFPRLMWIVLFGDLITRGSFYMVWPFLAVMLYKSFGISATQVGLILSGAAVLSVFIGFFGGALSDKFGRKVIMFSAGSLYVCSFVLLANVETVTGYVIVIALCSMSKAIWDPPTQALVADILPDVQVRELGLQARYFVINVGCAIGPMAGVYIGITGQQSGFLVTAGTFALWMTLLAYGMRHFAKRQARRPKNEQQKLREQSESAAVTTADLKSKPIPKAPRKPKSTLLETLKILAKDRVLQCLIVANIICKFVYAQMDSTLIQYLTRADVPQLMTLISSMIFANAAVIVCLQFVLLKMMARLSLTQRIQVGLVLLAAAQIWMAVNPVNAFWGWIGAVVILSIGEAILFPTMNVHIDRLAPTHLRGAYFGAASFYYIGFALAPLGGGALLDFLGGAWVFAIAALLVLLVMYLYSILETLPRPDFNKPDRVSTK; from the coding sequence ATGGAAAGTAAAGTGTCGTTTGCTCAGCTTAAACAATTCCCGCGATTGATGTGGATTGTCTTATTCGGCGATCTGATCACTCGTGGCAGCTTTTACATGGTGTGGCCATTCTTAGCAGTAATGCTTTACAAGTCGTTTGGTATTTCGGCAACTCAAGTGGGACTAATTTTATCGGGCGCTGCGGTGTTATCGGTTTTTATTGGCTTTTTTGGCGGTGCGCTGTCTGACAAGTTCGGTCGCAAAGTCATTATGTTTAGCGCAGGTAGCCTGTACGTTTGCTCGTTTGTGTTACTTGCAAATGTTGAAACCGTTACGGGTTACGTGATTGTTATCGCCCTGTGCTCGATGTCGAAAGCCATTTGGGACCCACCCACGCAAGCGCTAGTTGCTGACATTTTACCTGATGTGCAAGTACGAGAATTGGGCTTACAAGCGCGCTATTTTGTCATTAATGTTGGTTGTGCCATTGGCCCAATGGCGGGTGTTTATATTGGAATAACTGGGCAGCAATCCGGCTTTTTAGTAACAGCAGGTACGTTTGCCCTGTGGATGACACTACTAGCTTATGGGATGCGTCATTTTGCCAAGCGACAAGCGCGTCGCCCTAAAAATGAGCAGCAAAAGCTGCGGGAACAGAGCGAATCGGCCGCTGTAACAACAGCTGACTTAAAATCAAAGCCAATACCCAAAGCGCCGCGAAAGCCCAAATCTACTCTGCTGGAAACACTGAAAATACTGGCAAAAGATCGCGTCTTGCAGTGTTTAATTGTCGCCAATATTATCTGTAAGTTCGTTTATGCACAGATGGACTCGACTCTTATTCAGTACCTGACAAGGGCTGATGTTCCGCAGCTGATGACGCTGATCTCCAGTATGATTTTTGCCAATGCTGCGGTTATTGTGTGTTTGCAGTTTGTTTTGTTAAAAATGATGGCGCGGCTGTCATTAACCCAACGCATTCAAGTGGGCTTAGTATTGCTGGCAGCTGCGCAAATTTGGATGGCAGTAAACCCAGTTAACGCGTTTTGGGGCTGGATTGGCGCGGTTGTGATACTGAGTATTGGTGAAGCAATTCTGTTTCCTACCATGAATGTTCACATTGATCGATTGGCGCCTACGCATTTACGCGGCGCATATTTTGGCGCGGCATCGTTTTATTACATAGGGTTTGCGCTAGCGCCACTGGGCGGTGGCGCCTTGTTAGATTTTCTTGGCGGCGCTTGGGTATTTGCCATTGCCGCTTTGCTGGTGCTGTTAGTGATGTATCTGTATTCAATATTGGAAACCTTACCGAGGCCAGACTTTAACAAGCCAGACAGGGTTTCAACTAAATAG
- the murI gene encoding glutamate racemase, giving the protein MTTTQASSNTQAPIGIFDSGIGGLSIARCVAQNLPNEQLIYVADSGFAPYGDKSHKDIIARADVVANFLIAQGVKAIVVACNTATVVAIEALRAKYALPIIGVEPAIKPAAKQSTSKSVGILVTQATAKNARFLALIDTYKQAAQVHIQPCPGLVQQIEQGQHHSDTCHQLLDRFIAPLVAKQIDTLVLGCTHYPLIETQIKAHLPEGIALVETAQPVTNELIRRLSQFNLLTARPNASKPYQVYSSALTEIQQQVIRSFWPSQLSFHQL; this is encoded by the coding sequence ATGACAACAACTCAGGCTAGCAGCAACACACAGGCTCCCATTGGAATTTTTGACTCAGGTATAGGCGGGCTTTCCATTGCACGATGCGTCGCACAAAATCTGCCGAATGAGCAGCTTATTTACGTTGCAGACAGTGGTTTTGCCCCATACGGCGACAAAAGCCATAAAGACATTATAGCCAGAGCTGATGTCGTTGCTAATTTCCTGATAGCACAAGGCGTAAAAGCCATTGTTGTGGCGTGTAATACCGCAACCGTCGTAGCCATTGAGGCACTGCGCGCCAAATACGCATTGCCCATTATTGGTGTTGAACCGGCCATTAAACCTGCCGCTAAACAATCGACGTCAAAGTCAGTGGGCATTTTAGTGACGCAAGCCACTGCGAAGAATGCGCGATTCTTGGCACTAATTGACACTTACAAACAAGCTGCACAAGTGCATATTCAACCCTGCCCGGGGCTTGTCCAGCAAATTGAGCAAGGCCAGCACCACAGCGATACTTGCCATCAATTACTCGACCGTTTCATTGCCCCACTTGTGGCGAAGCAAATAGACACGCTCGTACTCGGGTGCACCCATTACCCATTGATCGAAACGCAAATAAAAGCCCACTTACCTGAGGGGATCGCACTTGTTGAAACCGCGCAGCCTGTTACCAATGAGCTGATTCGCCGACTATCACAATTCAACTTGTTGACAGCTCGCCCAAACGCCAGCAAGCCCTATCAGGTTTATTCAAGTGCATTAACGGAAATACAACAGCAAGTGATTCGCTCCTTCTGGCCAAGCCAACTGAGCTTTCATCAACTGTAA
- the metK gene encoding methionine adenosyltransferase, producing the protein MSRHLFTSESVSEGHPDKIADQISDAVLDAIIARDKHARVACETMVKTGVAIISGEISTSAWVDLESLTRKVISDIGYTSSDVGFDGETCGIMNLIGQQSSEIAQGVDRAKPEEQGAGDQGLMFGYATNETPTYMPAPLYYSHLLVERQAEVRKSGVLPWLRPDAKSQVTFVYEDNKPVAIDAVVLSTQHNPDITQDMLHDAVMENIIKHVLPEELLTEETKYFINPTGSFVIGGPVGDCGLTGRKIIVDTYGGMARHGGGAFSGKDPSKVDRSAAYAGRYVAKNIVAAGLAERCEIQVSYAIGVAEPTSITVETFGTGKVAEDKLVELVREHFDLRPYGITKMLDLLHPMYQETAAYGHFGREPYEKTVDGETFTAFSWEKTDKADALRAAAGL; encoded by the coding sequence ATGTCTAGACACCTATTCACCTCTGAATCTGTTTCAGAAGGTCACCCGGATAAAATTGCCGATCAAATTTCTGATGCGGTATTAGACGCCATTATTGCGCGTGACAAGCACGCCCGTGTTGCTTGTGAAACTATGGTTAAAACAGGCGTTGCGATTATCTCAGGTGAGATTTCAACGTCAGCCTGGGTTGATTTAGAAAGCCTAACGCGTAAAGTGATCAGCGACATTGGTTACACTTCGTCAGACGTTGGTTTTGACGGCGAAACTTGTGGCATTATGAACCTGATTGGTCAGCAATCATCAGAGATTGCGCAAGGTGTTGATCGCGCTAAGCCAGAAGAGCAAGGTGCTGGTGACCAAGGCTTAATGTTTGGTTACGCCACTAACGAAACACCAACTTACATGCCTGCGCCGCTTTACTACTCTCACTTATTGGTTGAGCGCCAAGCAGAAGTGCGTAAATCAGGGGTATTACCTTGGTTACGTCCAGACGCAAAATCGCAAGTGACGTTTGTATACGAAGACAACAAGCCAGTTGCCATTGATGCTGTGGTTTTATCAACCCAGCACAATCCTGATATTACGCAGGACATGTTGCACGACGCGGTAATGGAAAACATTATCAAGCACGTGTTACCTGAAGAGTTGCTAACGGAAGAGACTAAATACTTTATCAACCCAACCGGTAGCTTTGTCATTGGTGGCCCAGTCGGTGACTGTGGTTTAACGGGCCGTAAGATTATTGTTGATACCTACGGCGGTATGGCACGTCACGGTGGTGGTGCATTCTCAGGTAAAGATCCATCAAAAGTTGACCGCAGTGCGGCATACGCAGGTCGTTATGTTGCGAAAAACATTGTTGCAGCAGGTCTTGCTGAACGCTGTGAAATTCAAGTGTCTTACGCCATTGGTGTGGCTGAGCCAACGTCAATTACGGTAGAAACCTTTGGTACGGGCAAAGTTGCAGAAGACAAGCTAGTTGAGCTGGTTCGCGAGCACTTCGACTTACGCCCATACGGCATTACCAAGATGCTTGACTTGCTACACCCTATGTACCAAGAAACAGCTGCTTACGGCCACTTTGGTCGTGAACCATACGAAAAAACCGTTGATGGTGAAACCTTCACGGCGTTTAGTTGGGAAAAAACCGACAAAGCTGACGCACTTCGCGCTGCGGCGGGTTTGTAA
- a CDS encoding ABC transporter permease, translated as MFRNYVITAWRNIVKNGVFSAINIFGLAVGLMSCILIMLFVRAETGYDKWLPQSDQVVRIHTAYTMPDRQPFLTVRSPGRIMEAVRDYARAEVETGVRLIQWNLTIRKGENIFDEAITMADGSFLDVFQLPFVHGDRQSSFSQPMHLVITEALANKYFGRTDVIGETLSVCCVGSQGPVDVAITGVVKDLPSETHLDINMLFYLQPALFPPGNNVLDTWTSVNVYTYFKLKPQVSAAQFQERISYWLDNESPFGQMFQQIIGDKAADRKVTDFFNIKVMKLTDLHLNAKQDAGNLGDLSPMGDANLIRTFSIVALIVLIIAGINFMNLATAKAGKRAKEVAMRKVLGASRGQVAVQFLSEAVILVFVALLFAVAASELILPFYNQVIGKNLQLQLFDDPSLLLALMSIATLVGILAGIYPALYLSRFLPGHILKASKASESASSAKMRGVLVVTQFAASITLVVATVVVYGQTLYSTMADVGFTSNDKLILNVRTAADRAERLRQELLSLPQVNSVTFSSEAPTQDDENNDQFRLLEPNDYGDVVEPMFLNYHNMDFGFFEAYKVKPIAGRLFSEEFGTDRIIHAPETQEEKLQASIILNLTAVKKLGFSAPESIIGKTLVNQSHQFRVIGVIPDIHFRSMKFGIRATVFMLNPERFRVANIAFNTQDLPALVRKVEEIWQRNVPQHPINLQFLSEMMAAQYQDERTTAHLFLAFSVLAIIVACLGLYGLSAFTVERRTKEIGIRKVMGASVADIVKLLIWQFSKPVMLANIIAWPLATYFMLTWLQAFPYRIDAWWIAPICLGVGVLSLVIAWLTVGGNAAWVARRNPVHALRYE; from the coding sequence ATGTTTAGAAATTACGTAATAACAGCATGGCGTAACATCGTTAAAAATGGTGTGTTTTCTGCCATCAATATTTTTGGTTTAGCGGTTGGGTTAATGAGCTGTATTTTGATCATGCTATTTGTCAGGGCTGAGACTGGCTATGACAAATGGTTGCCACAGAGCGATCAAGTTGTGCGTATTCATACCGCTTATACCATGCCAGATCGACAGCCATTTTTAACCGTAAGATCGCCAGGTCGCATTATGGAGGCAGTGCGAGATTATGCACGTGCAGAAGTTGAAACGGGCGTTCGGCTGATTCAATGGAATTTAACTATTCGCAAAGGTGAAAACATTTTTGATGAGGCGATCACTATGGCCGATGGCAGCTTTTTAGACGTTTTCCAGTTGCCCTTTGTTCATGGCGATCGTCAGTCTTCGTTTAGCCAGCCAATGCACTTAGTGATTACCGAGGCGCTCGCGAATAAATATTTCGGCCGTACAGATGTTATTGGTGAAACGCTTTCTGTCTGCTGTGTTGGCTCTCAAGGACCCGTTGACGTAGCAATTACTGGCGTGGTCAAAGATCTACCCAGTGAAACGCACCTTGATATTAATATGTTGTTTTACTTGCAACCAGCGCTGTTTCCGCCAGGTAATAATGTTCTAGATACTTGGACCAGCGTAAATGTTTACACTTATTTTAAATTAAAACCGCAAGTGAGTGCTGCGCAATTTCAAGAGCGGATTAGCTATTGGTTGGACAATGAGAGCCCATTTGGCCAGATGTTTCAGCAAATTATTGGTGACAAAGCAGCTGACAGAAAGGTTACTGACTTTTTCAATATTAAGGTGATGAAGCTTACTGATTTGCACCTGAATGCTAAACAAGACGCGGGCAATTTAGGGGACTTATCCCCAATGGGCGATGCTAACTTAATTCGCACTTTTTCAATTGTTGCTTTGATCGTATTGATCATCGCCGGCATTAATTTTATGAACCTTGCGACCGCTAAAGCGGGTAAGAGAGCAAAAGAAGTTGCCATGCGCAAAGTACTTGGCGCATCGCGTGGACAGGTTGCCGTTCAATTTCTCAGTGAAGCTGTCATTTTAGTGTTTGTTGCACTGCTATTTGCTGTTGCCGCATCAGAGCTTATTTTGCCGTTTTATAACCAAGTTATTGGCAAGAATTTGCAACTTCAACTGTTTGATGATCCAAGCTTGCTGCTGGCACTTATGTCAATTGCTACTCTGGTGGGGATTCTTGCAGGCATTTATCCAGCATTGTATTTATCGCGTTTTTTACCCGGCCATATTTTAAAAGCGAGTAAGGCGAGTGAGTCGGCAAGCTCAGCGAAAATGCGCGGTGTCTTGGTGGTCACGCAGTTTGCGGCGTCCATCACCTTAGTCGTTGCTACAGTTGTAGTGTATGGACAAACCTTATACTCAACCATGGCTGATGTCGGCTTTACCAGTAACGATAAACTCATCCTTAACGTGCGCACTGCAGCGGATAGAGCAGAGCGCTTGCGCCAAGAGTTGCTTAGCTTACCCCAAGTCAATTCAGTGACCTTTAGCTCGGAAGCTCCAACACAAGACGACGAAAATAATGATCAGTTTAGGCTACTTGAGCCAAATGATTATGGCGATGTGGTCGAGCCAATGTTCCTTAACTATCACAACATGGACTTTGGTTTTTTTGAAGCCTATAAAGTTAAACCGATTGCCGGGCGATTGTTTAGTGAAGAATTTGGCACGGATCGCATTATTCACGCGCCCGAAACACAGGAAGAAAAATTGCAGGCAAGTATTATTCTCAATTTAACTGCGGTTAAAAAGCTTGGTTTTAGTGCCCCTGAAAGCATTATCGGCAAAACATTAGTTAACCAGAGCCATCAGTTTAGGGTGATTGGCGTGATACCAGATATTCACTTTCGCTCAATGAAATTTGGTATTCGCGCAACTGTGTTTATGCTTAACCCAGAGCGTTTCCGAGTCGCTAATATTGCTTTTAATACTCAAGATCTGCCTGCGCTCGTGCGCAAGGTGGAGGAAATTTGGCAACGCAATGTGCCGCAGCATCCGATCAATTTGCAGTTTTTATCTGAAATGATGGCTGCCCAGTATCAGGATGAGCGAACCACTGCCCATTTATTTCTCGCTTTCTCTGTGCTGGCAATTATCGTTGCTTGTCTGGGGCTGTATGGTTTGTCGGCATTCACTGTTGAGCGGCGTACGAAAGAAATTGGCATCAGAAAAGTGATGGGCGCAAGCGTAGCTGATATTGTTAAGTTGTTGATATGGCAGTTCTCAAAGCCGGTCATGCTCGCTAATATTATTGCTTGGCCACTCGCAACTTACTTTATGCTAACCTGGTTGCAAGCATTCCCATATCGCATTGATGCATGGTGGATTGCACCAATTTGCCTAGGTGTTGGCGTTTTATCTCTAGTGATCGCTTGGCTGACCGTTGGCGGCAATGCCGCTTGGGTTGCGCGCCGCAATCCTGTTCATGCGCTCAGGTATGAATAA
- a CDS encoding ABC transporter ATP-binding protein, whose product MLKLHNLSRVYQTQEVETLALNGVNIEIGQGEFVAIMGPSGCGKSTLLNTIGMLDSPSSGRYYFNGEDVSGYREGQLASLRKKHIGFIFQNFNLIDELTVAENIELALLYHKIPAAERKARVSKIMDQVGIGHRAGHMPSQLSGGQQQRVAVARAIVGDQQLILADEPTGNLDSAHGQEVMEMLRTLNDGGTTIVMVTHSPAHADYAKRTINLFDGHVVLENTRAA is encoded by the coding sequence ATGCTAAAACTACATAATTTATCCCGTGTTTATCAAACTCAAGAGGTGGAAACGCTGGCGCTCAATGGCGTTAACATTGAAATTGGCCAAGGAGAATTTGTTGCCATTATGGGACCATCAGGCTGTGGCAAATCAACTCTGTTAAACACCATTGGCATGTTAGATTCCCCGAGTTCTGGTCGTTATTACTTTAATGGCGAAGATGTCTCTGGCTATCGGGAAGGTCAGCTGGCGAGTCTACGTAAAAAGCATATTGGCTTTATTTTTCAAAACTTCAATTTAATTGACGAGCTAACGGTGGCGGAAAATATCGAGCTTGCCTTGCTTTATCACAAGATTCCCGCAGCAGAGCGCAAAGCACGCGTCAGTAAAATCATGGATCAAGTGGGGATTGGGCATCGCGCTGGCCATATGCCGAGCCAGCTTTCTGGTGGTCAACAGCAGCGCGTTGCCGTGGCGCGAGCCATAGTCGGTGATCAGCAGCTTATTTTGGCGGATGAGCCAACGGGGAACCTCGATAGTGCCCATGGTCAAGAAGTGATGGAAATGCTGCGCACGCTGAACGATGGCGGCACCACTATCGTCATGGTCACTCATAGCCCGGCGCATGCGGATTACGCCAAACGCACCATTAACTTATTTGATGGCCATGTTGTGCTCGAAAATACTCGGGCGGCCTAA
- a CDS encoding efflux RND transporter periplasmic adaptor subunit, giving the protein MNNSLKAVSKKAKQEAILQAGSSQAQADSSQVRAGAGMDRKIAKQKSPWPKFVWGGVAIGILVWLLAGISGQTGGKMLSVSSQRVVISAVSRGTFEDFIPVRGRVAPAKTLFLDAIEGGRVERILVEDGAALEAGDLIVELSNASLQLSVLGNEARVAEQLNNMRSIELSLEQNRLRHKRNLIDIEHQIKLLTRQVAREQELVTSGAVSQSQFDDTRDTLQWYKNQREVTLESQASDTRMQESQLAFLKQTGERLESNLAISRENLENMKVRAPVSGKLSGFNIEVGQSIGRGERLGQIDTPNDYKVTAFIDEFYLGRVDIGQAAVFEQYPLTISKIYPQVQNGQFEVDFTFSGEQPNGIRRGQTVQTKLTLGDASKALLLPNGAFYQDTGGKWVFVVSDDGSEAVKRSVRLGRRNNQFIEVLDGLEQGERVITSPYSSYRDIERLVLASK; this is encoded by the coding sequence ATGAATAATTCACTAAAAGCCGTAAGCAAAAAGGCCAAACAAGAGGCAATCCTTCAAGCTGGTTCAAGCCAAGCGCAAGCCGACTCAAGCCAAGTGCGAGCTGGCGCTGGTATGGATCGCAAAATTGCTAAACAGAAATCACCCTGGCCTAAGTTTGTGTGGGGTGGCGTTGCCATTGGTATTCTTGTTTGGTTACTTGCGGGAATTAGCGGGCAAACAGGTGGAAAGATGTTAAGTGTCAGTAGCCAGCGCGTTGTGATTTCAGCCGTAAGCCGTGGCACATTTGAAGACTTTATTCCGGTGCGGGGGCGAGTCGCACCTGCCAAAACCTTATTTCTCGACGCCATTGAAGGGGGGCGCGTAGAGCGTATTCTCGTTGAAGATGGCGCGGCACTGGAAGCAGGCGACTTGATTGTCGAGCTGTCTAACGCTTCCCTGCAACTTAGCGTACTAGGAAATGAGGCAAGAGTGGCAGAGCAGCTTAACAATATGCGCTCAATTGAGCTTAGTCTTGAGCAAAACCGACTGCGCCACAAACGCAATTTGATTGATATTGAGCATCAAATCAAATTACTTACTCGGCAAGTGGCGCGTGAGCAGGAATTAGTGACCAGTGGGGCGGTTTCGCAATCTCAGTTTGATGATACCCGTGATACCTTGCAGTGGTACAAAAATCAGCGCGAGGTAACGCTCGAAAGCCAAGCGTCAGACACGCGTATGCAGGAATCGCAACTGGCGTTTTTAAAGCAAACGGGTGAGCGTTTAGAGAGTAACTTAGCCATTTCACGTGAAAACTTAGAAAATATGAAGGTGCGCGCGCCAGTTTCGGGCAAGCTCTCGGGCTTTAATATTGAAGTTGGCCAGAGTATTGGCCGTGGCGAGCGCCTTGGGCAAATTGATACACCCAACGATTACAAAGTTACCGCTTTTATTGACGAATTCTACCTTGGCCGCGTCGATATAGGGCAAGCCGCAGTCTTTGAACAATATCCGTTAACCATCAGCAAAATATACCCGCAAGTGCAAAACGGCCAGTTTGAAGTGGACTTTACCTTTAGTGGCGAACAGCCAAACGGTATTCGCCGTGGTCAAACCGTACAAACCAAACTCACGCTAGGCGATGCCAGCAAAGCCTTACTGTTACCTAATGGCGCGTTTTATCAAGACACTGGCGGTAAATGGGTGTTTGTGGTGAGTGATGATGGCAGTGAAGCGGTTAAGCGCAGTGTGCGTTTGGGGCGTCGCAATAATCAGTTTATCGAAGTGCTTGATGGCTTAGAGCAAGGTGAGCGAGTGATCACAAGTCCTTACAGCAGCTATCGCGATATTGAACGGCTGGTCTTAGCTAGTAAATAG
- a CDS encoding sigma-54-dependent transcriptional regulator, with protein MKQNAQILIVDDDQDILIAGKLLLKRKFSHVDICNRPEQLPSLLADKAYDLVLLDMNFGPGESSGEQGFYWLGQIQQLAPDVVVVMITAHGGVDIAVDAIKQGATDFIAKPWHNEKVIATVTTALELKRTRQESQQLKVANQALVQATTTASDTIIGSSPAMQQVHSLVSRAAPTDANVLILGENGTGKELIARDIHRHSQRAEQVFLSVDLGAISENLFESELFGHKKGAFTGAQQDRIGKIKAAEGGTLFLDEIGNLPLHLQAKLLTVLAQRKVTPLGSNHEEPFNVRIVAATNVSKAKLSDESYFRQDLLFRLNTVEITLPPLRERHTDIPAIAAHFIALYGKKYQKPSLQLNNDAKQAITIYSWPGNIRALRHAVERAVILCDTDTLTPQDFQLTTEQQAILHQSPRNTAPESVVLPDELNLEAIEKIAIAQALKKHGYNISHTAKELGLTRAALYRRMEKHGL; from the coding sequence GTGAAACAAAACGCCCAAATTTTAATTGTTGACGACGACCAAGATATTCTGATCGCCGGCAAGTTATTACTCAAACGTAAATTTAGCCATGTCGATATTTGCAATCGGCCTGAGCAATTGCCCAGTTTACTGGCCGATAAAGCGTATGACCTTGTCTTGCTCGACATGAATTTTGGCCCCGGCGAAAGCTCCGGCGAGCAAGGGTTTTATTGGCTTGGTCAAATTCAGCAATTAGCGCCTGATGTGGTAGTGGTGATGATCACTGCGCACGGCGGCGTCGATATCGCGGTCGACGCCATCAAGCAAGGGGCAACGGATTTTATCGCTAAGCCTTGGCACAATGAAAAAGTTATCGCTACCGTGACCACCGCACTTGAGCTAAAACGCACGCGCCAAGAATCACAGCAACTCAAAGTTGCTAACCAAGCGTTAGTGCAGGCGACAACAACCGCCAGTGACACCATTATAGGCAGCTCGCCAGCCATGCAACAGGTGCATTCGCTGGTCAGTCGCGCCGCGCCCACAGATGCCAATGTATTAATTTTGGGCGAAAATGGTACGGGGAAAGAGCTGATCGCCCGTGACATCCACCGCCACAGCCAGCGCGCCGAGCAAGTGTTTCTTTCCGTGGATCTTGGCGCGATATCTGAAAACCTGTTCGAAAGTGAATTGTTTGGCCATAAAAAAGGAGCATTTACCGGCGCGCAACAAGATCGTATCGGCAAAATCAAAGCCGCCGAAGGTGGCACGCTGTTTTTGGATGAAATAGGCAACTTGCCGCTGCATTTGCAAGCCAAATTACTAACCGTACTAGCGCAGCGCAAAGTCACGCCGCTTGGCAGCAATCATGAAGAGCCTTTTAACGTCCGAATTGTCGCCGCAACCAATGTCAGCAAAGCCAAGTTAAGCGATGAAAGTTATTTTCGCCAAGACTTGCTGTTTCGCCTCAATACCGTTGAAATCACTTTACCGCCGCTGCGCGAGCGCCATACCGATATTCCTGCCATCGCTGCGCATTTTATTGCCCTGTATGGCAAAAAATATCAAAAGCCATCGCTACAACTTAACAATGATGCCAAACAAGCGATCACAATCTATTCATGGCCGGGCAATATTCGCGCTCTGCGCCATGCCGTTGAGCGCGCCGTAATCTTGTGTGACACAGACACACTAACGCCACAAGACTTTCAACTAACGACTGAGCAGCAGGCGATACTTCATCAAAGCCCGCGAAATACAGCACCTGAATCTGTTGTTTTGCCTGATGAGTTGAACCTCGAAGCGATTGAGAAAATAGCCATTGCACAGGCGCTGAAAAAACATGGCTACAATATTAGCCATACCGCCAAAGAGCTTGGTTTAACGCGCGCTGCGCTGTATCGCCGGATGGAAAAACATGGGCTTTAA